The nucleotide window AACCTCGTGCTCTTTGATTATCTCGCCCGGGATGTCATTCGTTTGTCGGCGTATGTGCTGTATCTTCGACATGGAACCCGTGAGGATGTCGAGAAAGTTGAGCGATGGAAATGTGTCGGCCAACCACAAGCCACCGAGCAGTTCGAACGTCTCCTTGATGATCGTGACGAACCTCTCTCGGCAATCCCATCGTTTGCCAAACGCCGCTCGGCAAACGATGGCATTGCTGAGACCGAACAGCTTCTCGCGAGGAGAAGGATCGGATGCACAGAGGTTTTGGATTTCGGCCTTTGGACTTAGTGAATCCTATCGGGGATGGAGGAGTAAGGAAACAAAAAATACATAATATtatgatttaattaaaaaaatatatttttaataaaaaaattgatgtagTATTAAACAATTGGTAAGACATAGAACACTTGTGAGATATTTCCAAAAGTGCACACACACCATCTTGTTACATGAACTATGATCTTATTTATATGACATGATGATAACTACCTCACTTCATCATAGGAACTAACATATAACTTTTAGATCATTTATCATTACTTAGAATATGTATATAACTACATAGAATATGACAGCTACCTAGATGattactatgaatcaattctcaatattctcctttgattcatagttaatacatcaatttgagacaaaaaaataaaaatacttttgcATTGGAAGTGACTTGGTGAAAATTTTCGTAACTTGTTTATCTGTTCCACTATATTTCATTGCTATGACTCCACTTGATATAAGATCATAGTCAAAATGATAATGTATCTCTATATACTTCGTTCATCTATAAAGTGTTGGATTATTTGTCATTACAATTGTGGCTTTTGTTATCACATGTtgcatttttttattcttgataaaGATCTTCAAGAAGTATTCTGagccatattgcttgacaagtTGCTGATGTTGCAATTACATATTCTGCTTCCAATATCGATAACACAATTGTTGCTTGCTTCTTTCAACTCCAAGATATAGTTTCTGATCTGAGACTAAAAATATTGCCTGAAttactctttctatcatctaaagctcatgcccaatcactatcagtgtaaccaaataatttatatttaaaattatgagaataccataTGCCTAATATGTAGTTCCAACAATATAAcataaaattcttttaacaaATCCGAGATGATATTTActtgggctatgcataaacctggatactacaccaaTGGAGAAGGTAATATCTgatcgagtatgagttagataaatcaaacctccaaccaaacaTCTATAGTATCTTATATTTCTCAAACATGTATCATCTTTAAGTTTCAATAATACGAGTTGATTCTAGATTTTCTAGATCacatcttctctttcttctttacaTTTGATGCAGCAATTATTATTTCCTTAGGAAATAATGGTTCATTTCAATCTACAAAACTTAGATATATTAATATAGCAACTATAATCTCCTTCAAGTTCTCCAATTGATTTTTGAGTAAAAGATATAACATCCACACAATAGCCGAATTGCTTGTGCAAATTAGCATCAAATTCCTTATGAAAATCAGCAAGCTATGATGTGAATCTTTCATTCAGCAAAAGCCTAAATCTATCTCTAGGCAATCCATGAGCAAAAGCAGAATCGCTCATGTCATCAACTTGAACTTTTCTTCCAAACCCATTAGTTTTAATCACATTTGACTTATATTTCACCTAAAAAAccaatttataaataattagatttttatttgtTAGCTTTAACACAAGATCTCAAGCTTCATATTTACGAAGAGTATTCATTTCTTTATTTATGGCATCCTCTCGCACCGTAACACCTTTGACTTCATGAAAATAAGCAAGCTCAAGGTGATACTCCCTCCATCGCTTTGCATCATTATTGGTGATGAAGAAATAACAAGAGTAGATACCAATGAAGAAGTAGATGAGCGAAAATCTATTGGCACATTAGATAACAAAGGAATCTCAACCATAGGTTTTAAACATATaacattttattaatattttcaaaaGAAATTACTTGTGAATGATAATAACAAGaaacttcatcaaacataacatctcGAGATATCATGTGTTTGTGGATCCATACATTTTCAACCTTTCTTCATTTTATTATaaccaataaaaatatattttttggtctTAACATCAAGCTTACTTCTTTTTTAATCTGGTATATGAATATAGTATGGAAAACCAAATACTCTGAAATGTCTAACATTTGGGTCTCACATGGAGACTTCCGATTGATTGAACTAAGATGACTTCGATTAATAACATAAGTTATATATGTCATACTTTCTGCCCATAAGTTAATTTTTAACAGTGTTTTCTTAGGAATATTGTCTCCAGCAATTCTCGTGGAAGTAATAAAGGCAGGGGTGGATATGCACGCGGAACACTTCCTTGATGACAGCTTTCAAATGGACCATAACGTTATGCTCCACCTCTCTTACTTGTCCTTCTCCTTGTCTAACTTGGTCTTGTAATTTTCTCATCGCTTTTGGACTCAGAACGGGCTCCATCATGGCATCCTCCAGGGTAACATACCATGAATGTGTACCAGCACTGAACATATCCTGCGAATTAAATTTGTTGAATAAACGAGAGCCCATTTGATAtatctttttttcaaaaattttcatagaataattttttttccaaaagatgATATTGTTCTCCTAATCTTCGTCTCATCTATCCCACCTCTCCTCGTACTATCGCTCATCACTCTTTATTGTTACCATCGTCATCCTCACTCACAAGCCCTCGACTGCAACTCCCTCTTCTATCAGTGTGACAATGGGATGGCAAAGCCAAGGATGATTGATCCGCATGCCTGGATCGTCTCCTTCATTCCACTATCCCTACCTTCATCATTTTCACTTATCATTATCAAGATGTTCGATCATCCTCATCCTCGTCACTAAATGCACACTCTCTCACTGTCGATCCGGGTGAAGGGAGCGACAAGTGAGGATGACAACGATCatagaggaagaggagaggggaGAAGAGGCAAGGCGATGGCTAGGAGGACAATGTCAActttaagaaataaataaatgttcaatgaatttttttttaaaaaataaaactaactaagattttctcaaaataaaaaaaaaaacttttctttaaaaaattaccTTATAGAAAATGGGCGGGCAGATGGAAATATGACATAATATGTGCTAGAATTGGAATCGTATGTGAAGTTTGTCTCATACTttactatataaaaaaaaaaatcttcttcaTAACGGGCAGGCAGATTagaactttttttcttcttcctgagAATCCAAATGGGTTTTTGTCGTAAACTATTAGATCAATAGTAAAACAgataataaatctaaaaataaattagaaaacaAAAGTTAGCTTATGTTGTCGAGTACAagtttataaattaaaaataaaataaaatttatgaatGACAagcatataaattttaaaaaaaaagaatatcctCTGTCACTACATAGTTTCCAACGATCTTTCGAGATTCAACTCATACTATCGCAAGGACAACGGATATGCACACACATGAACACAAACTTTACTTCTCTCTTCTATTTTCAAAGCTTATGAAATTTTAATCTCATTATAAAGGATACTCTCACTTTAAAGTGTCAAAGGAGAAGGATTGTTTAAAAGTTCTTGAGATTTTGCATGTCTCCCTCGATAGGAAATAACAACCTTGCAGAAATTTACCTCCACTTGTTTGATGGTACTCCTTCAGCTTCAAACATTGGCATTTGAGCGAAAGGATCACATCGGTATCACCCTCTCCCTTTCTCATCCACAATAAGTAACATCGAAAATTAGCTTTATTAGGATAATTGGCCGTAAGAGACCAATTCTGAACGGACTGCCAAAACTACAAACATCCATCTTTTTGTTCAGTTTAGATCAAAGCATACAAGGATAAATATTTTTCACttcttgctatatatatatatatatatatatatatatatatatatatatatatatatatatatatatatatatatatatatatagatagatagatagatagatagatagatagatagatagagtgaGAGTGTGAGTGAGTTAGAGGTGCTGCTCCTCTTGCCCAATACTCCATGGTTTAGCAACAAGATGCAGTCTTTGTTTTCTCTGGAGCACTAACCCAAAAGCCTCACTCATGTCCAAATCCTCCCTTGTCAATCCACCAGGCAACTCCCAATCAAAGTGATAAACCAGGGTTGCCAGTGCGAGCTCTAAAGAGGCAATTGCAAAGCTCATTCCAGGACAAATTCTCCTTCCTGCTCCGAACGGAATGAACTCGAAATCGTTTCCCTTGAAGTCCATTGCACCGTCCCCGATGAACCTCTCAGGTTTGAATTCGTCAGGTGCTTCCCAATGGCTTGGATCTCTGCTTATGGCCCATGCGTTCACGATCACTCGTGTTTTCTTGGGAATGTTGTATCCTTGTATTTGACAATCCTCCATCAGCTCTCGTGGAACCAATAGCGGGACCGGCGGGTATAGACGTAATACTTCCTTGATGATGGCTTTCAGGTACACCATCTCGTCCAACTCCTCCTCTttcaccgttccttttgttctgctcGCTATCCCTCGCACTTGGTGTTGTAATTTTGCCATCATTCTTGGACTCCGGACGAGCTCCGCCATGGCGTACTCCAGGGCAACATATACTGTCTCGGTACCACCACTGAATATATCCTGCAAGTCGTCGATAATGTGGAAAAAATGAGATCATTTGATAAATCTCAAAATAAACACTGCAAGATTGTAGAATCCACATTTCTCACTGATGAAATAAGCACCACAATATACCTAAATAGGGGGATGGGAGTAGTTTAGATTGCTCTAGTTTGGATGTAGCAATTTGGAGAGAGGGTTCCCCCTATCTCGTAAAAGAAATCGGTTCGCTATACTATATATAGTAACACGTGAAAATAATAATCACTTGCCTGAGGGCATAACATACGAATATAATTAATACAATATGACAAACACACAGTGAACTCAAGAAAGTTATCTACGTACATACATCACTCACTTTCGTATGAAACGAATTATAATTTGTCATTAGTTGTTATATGTGCTATCCATCAAAAAGGCAAGCAAATATTGGAACAATAAATATATCACTTATAATTTAGGACGAGGAATCATACCATCAGAAGTGCCTTTATGGTTTGTGGAGTCAGGAGAGCATGATTCCCTCCCGGATCCTCCCTAAGAGAGAGCAGAACATCCACGAAGTCCTTCTCGCCATCATCACCTTTTGCTGATCGATCTTCGTGTTCTTGGATCACCCCATCGAGCAAATCATCCCATCTCTTCTTGGTCTTCTTGGCTCTCTCCATAGAGCCAAACAATACATCCAGCCAACCCAGCCATGGGAAGTAGTCCCCCACGTAGAACTTGCTCAGTAGCACCGAAAACTCCCGGATCAGCTCGCGGAACAGCACGTTCCTCCCCTCTTCTCTGTTGAACTTCCCCGAAACAACTCGACATAAAATATCGTTGGCGAAGGAGTAAAAGATCTCAGACATGTCGACGCTCGTCGTCGGCGAAGCTTGAGAGGAGATCTTCCGGATCATGAAACTCACTTCCTCCTGCCTAATGAGCCGATAAGACTGAACTCTTGTGGAGCTCAAGAGGTGGAAGGCGCAGATCTTCCTGAGCTGCCTCCAGTGCTCACCGTGGGGCGAGAAGCCCAAGTCCTTGCACTCGTCGAAGAGGACTTTGGCCGGCTTTAGAACAGGCCGGCTGGCAAAGACTTGATCGTGGTTGCGCATGACATCTCGGGCGCCATCCGGCGACGAGACCACGAGGGCTGGCACCTGACCCAAGTGCAGCAGCATGAGGGGGCCATGCTTGTGCGACAGGGCGTGGAGGGAGCGGTGAGGGTGCGAGCCGAGTTGATGGAAGTTGCCTATGAAGGGAAGCTTGGGCGGGGAAGGGGGCATGCCATGGGTCCTTGCACGGAGGTTGTTTCTTTTGAGTCCTAGACGGAGCAGCAGCAGTAAAGAGAGAGGTAGGACGAGTATGATGAAGAGTGTCGGCAGTGGAGATGGGGGAAGGAGAAGAGGCATTGCCGTGATTCCTAGTTGTTGTTGTTGCTCCAAACAAACTCCAGTCGGGACGGGACGGGACGTTCCAATGTATTGCTATTTGTGGTGACAGCTAAGAAGTTCCGACTCCGAGTGTCTTTCCCAGTAGAAGTCTTTTGAAATCACAAGTTTTCCGTATTGCGGTAGACCCATCAATCAAATCAACTCATTGGATATTGTGAAGAGTCACGTCGTCGATGACTAGGATAGGATCTAAACGAGCCAGCCACAGGAGGAATATACCATCATCAGCCATGTCCTTGGTGACGTGGAGGAGAAATGTCCCCGAAATTTTGACAAAAGAGAGCATTGGGATTGGGTGGAGTTATATGGCTGATATTGAAATTTGATCTTCCTATCCCACAAATTATTCATTATGTCATTCATTCATTTCCGATTTACAGCAAGAAATTTGCCAgcctaaaacaaaacaaaattgatCGTGATAGATCACAAGGAGGATAAtgtcatattttttttaaaaaaatattctaccaaaatttttgaaaatattgat belongs to Musa acuminata AAA Group cultivar baxijiao chromosome BXJ1-11, Cavendish_Baxijiao_AAA, whole genome shotgun sequence and includes:
- the LOC103972484 gene encoding cytochrome P450 71A1, whose protein sequence is MPLLLPPSPLPTLFIILVLPLSLLLLLRLGLKRNNLRARTHGMPPSPPKLPFIGNFHQLGSHPHRSLHALSHKHGPLMLLHLGQVPALVVSSPDGARDVMRNHDQVFASRPVLKPAKVLFDECKDLGFSPHGEHWRQLRKICAFHLLSSTRVQSYRLIRQEEVSFMIRKISSQASPTTSVDMSEIFYSFANDILCRVVSGKFNREEGRNVLFRELIREFSVLLSKFYVGDYFPWLGWLDVLFGSMERAKKTKKRWDDLLDGVIQEHEDRSAKGDDGEKDFVDVLLSLREDPGGNHALLTPQTIKALLMDIFSGGTETVYVALEYAMAELVRSPRMMAKLQHQVRGIASRTKGTVKEEELDEMVYLKAIIKEVLRLYPPVPLLVPRELMEDCQIQGYNIPKKTRVIVNAWAISRDPSHWEAPDEFKPERFIGDGAMDFKGNDFEFIPFGAGRRICPGMSFAIASLELALATLVYHFDWELPGGLTREDLDMSEAFGLVLQRKQRLHLVAKPWSIGQEEQHL